In Mangifera indica cultivar Alphonso chromosome 1, CATAS_Mindica_2.1, whole genome shotgun sequence, a single genomic region encodes these proteins:
- the LOC123204438 gene encoding haloacid dehalogenase-like hydrolase domain-containing protein At4g39970 isoform X1 gives MASVMILSQCSLCHYSSSNKLSYLTLNPLLYTKSLRFKPSGKSLYTKQFSVSASSRSLQALIFDCDGVILESEHLHRQAYNDAFSHFNVRCNASSPQPLNWGAEFYDVLQNQIGGGKPKMRWYFKEQGWPSSTIFEKPPENDDERSKLIDTLQDWKTERYKQIIKSGTVEPRPGVLRLMDEARVTGKKLAVCSAATKSSVILCLENLIGMERFQGLDCFLAVHCWQLACVASILAGDDVKQKKPDPSIYVTAAKRLGVSEKDCLVLEDSVIGLQLISVGSNECWNVMCDYVHIINSRPGFQRCNSNISGFEQRKIEGLGVIASKCCCRQLGDLAFPYNQQ, from the exons ATGGCTTCTGTGATGATCCTCTCTCAATGTTCTCTCTgtcattattcttcttctaaCAAACTTTCTTATCTTACTCTAAACCCTCTCCTTTACACCAAATCTCTCCGCTTTAAACCGAGCGGAAAATCTCTATATACAAAACAGTTTTCAGTCTCTGCTTCTTCACGATCCCTTCAAGCCCTCATATTTGACTGTGATGGTGTTATTCTTGAATCGGAGCACTTACATCGCCAAGCTTACAACGACGCCTTTTCTCACTTCAACGTCCGTTGCAATGCCTCTTCTCCTCAACCCCTCAACTGGGGGGCTGAGTTTTATGATGTGCTACAGAATCAAATTGGTGGTGGCAAACCAAAAATGAGATG GTACTTCAAGGAGCAAGGATGGCCATCTTCAACAATATTTGAGAAGCCCCCTGAAAATGATGACGAGCGAAGCAAATTGATCGATACACTTCAG GACTGGAAAACTGAGagatacaaacaaattatcaaatctgGAACT GTGGAGCCTAGACCTGGAGTTCTGAGATTGATGGATGAGGCCAGGGTCACT GGGAAAAAACTAGCTGTTTGTTCTGCAGCAACGAAAAGTTCAGTTATTCTTTGTCTCGAAAACCTTATAGGAATG GAGAGGTTTCAAGGTCTTGATTGCTTCCTCGCAG tacACTGCTGGCAATTAGCTTGTGTTGCCTCTATACTTGCAGGTGATGATGTAAAGCAAAAAAAGCCCGATCCATCAATTTATGTGACAGCAGCAAAG AGATTAGGTGTCTCAGAGAAAGACTGTTTGGTGCTTGAGGATAGTGTCATTGGTCTGCAA TTGATCTCTGTAGGCAGCAACGAGTGCTGGAATGTCATGTGTGATTACGTACACATCATCAACAGCAGACCAG gATTTCAAAGATGCAATAGCAATATATCCGGATTTGAGCAACGTAAG ATTGAAGGACTTGGAGTTATTGCTTCAAAATGTTGTTGCCGCCAATTAGGGGATTTAGCATTTCCTTACAACCAACAATAA
- the LOC123204438 gene encoding haloacid dehalogenase-like hydrolase domain-containing protein At4g39970 isoform X3, whose translation MASVMILSQCSLCHYSSSNKLSYLTLNPLLYTKSLRFKPSGKSLYTKQFSVSASSRSLQALIFDCDGVILESEHLHRQAYNDAFSHFNVRCNASSPQPLNWGAEFYDVLQNQIGGGKPKMRWYFKEQGWPSSTIFEKPPENDDERSKLIDTLQDWKTERYKQIIKSGTVEPRPGVLRLMDEARVTGKKLAVCSAATKSSVILCLENLIGMERFQGLDCFLAVHCWQLACVASILAGDDVKQKKPDPSIYVTAAKRLGVSEKDCLVLEDSVIGLQAATSAGMSCVITYTSSTADQDFKDAIAIYPDLSNVRLKDLELLLQNVVAAN comes from the exons ATGGCTTCTGTGATGATCCTCTCTCAATGTTCTCTCTgtcattattcttcttctaaCAAACTTTCTTATCTTACTCTAAACCCTCTCCTTTACACCAAATCTCTCCGCTTTAAACCGAGCGGAAAATCTCTATATACAAAACAGTTTTCAGTCTCTGCTTCTTCACGATCCCTTCAAGCCCTCATATTTGACTGTGATGGTGTTATTCTTGAATCGGAGCACTTACATCGCCAAGCTTACAACGACGCCTTTTCTCACTTCAACGTCCGTTGCAATGCCTCTTCTCCTCAACCCCTCAACTGGGGGGCTGAGTTTTATGATGTGCTACAGAATCAAATTGGTGGTGGCAAACCAAAAATGAGATG GTACTTCAAGGAGCAAGGATGGCCATCTTCAACAATATTTGAGAAGCCCCCTGAAAATGATGACGAGCGAAGCAAATTGATCGATACACTTCAG GACTGGAAAACTGAGagatacaaacaaattatcaaatctgGAACT GTGGAGCCTAGACCTGGAGTTCTGAGATTGATGGATGAGGCCAGGGTCACT GGGAAAAAACTAGCTGTTTGTTCTGCAGCAACGAAAAGTTCAGTTATTCTTTGTCTCGAAAACCTTATAGGAATG GAGAGGTTTCAAGGTCTTGATTGCTTCCTCGCAG tacACTGCTGGCAATTAGCTTGTGTTGCCTCTATACTTGCAGGTGATGATGTAAAGCAAAAAAAGCCCGATCCATCAATTTATGTGACAGCAGCAAAG AGATTAGGTGTCTCAGAGAAAGACTGTTTGGTGCTTGAGGATAGTGTCATTGGTCTGCAA GCAGCAACGAGTGCTGGAATGTCATGTGTGATTACGTACACATCATCAACAGCAGACCAG gATTTCAAAGATGCAATAGCAATATATCCGGATTTGAGCAACGTAAG ATTGAAGGACTTGGAGTTATTGCTTCAAAATGTTGTTGCCGCCAATTAG
- the LOC123204438 gene encoding haloacid dehalogenase-like hydrolase domain-containing protein At4g39970 isoform X4 → MASVMILSQCSLCHYSSSNKLSYLTLNPLLYTKSLRFKPSGKSLYTKQFSVSASSRSLQALIFDCDGVILESEHLHRQAYNDAFSHFNVRCNASSPQPLNWGAEFYDVLQNQIGGGKPKMRWYFKEQGWPSSTIFEKPPENDDERSKLIDTLQDWKTERYKQIIKSGTVEPRPGVLRLMDEARVTGKKLAVCSAATKSSVILCLENLIGMERFQGLDCFLAGDDVKQKKPDPSIYVTAAKRLGVSEKDCLVLEDSVIGLQAATSAGMSCVITYTSSTADQDFKDAIAIYPDLSNVRLKDLELLLQNVVAAN, encoded by the exons ATGGCTTCTGTGATGATCCTCTCTCAATGTTCTCTCTgtcattattcttcttctaaCAAACTTTCTTATCTTACTCTAAACCCTCTCCTTTACACCAAATCTCTCCGCTTTAAACCGAGCGGAAAATCTCTATATACAAAACAGTTTTCAGTCTCTGCTTCTTCACGATCCCTTCAAGCCCTCATATTTGACTGTGATGGTGTTATTCTTGAATCGGAGCACTTACATCGCCAAGCTTACAACGACGCCTTTTCTCACTTCAACGTCCGTTGCAATGCCTCTTCTCCTCAACCCCTCAACTGGGGGGCTGAGTTTTATGATGTGCTACAGAATCAAATTGGTGGTGGCAAACCAAAAATGAGATG GTACTTCAAGGAGCAAGGATGGCCATCTTCAACAATATTTGAGAAGCCCCCTGAAAATGATGACGAGCGAAGCAAATTGATCGATACACTTCAG GACTGGAAAACTGAGagatacaaacaaattatcaaatctgGAACT GTGGAGCCTAGACCTGGAGTTCTGAGATTGATGGATGAGGCCAGGGTCACT GGGAAAAAACTAGCTGTTTGTTCTGCAGCAACGAAAAGTTCAGTTATTCTTTGTCTCGAAAACCTTATAGGAATG GAGAGGTTTCAAGGTCTTGATTGCTTCCTCGCAG GTGATGATGTAAAGCAAAAAAAGCCCGATCCATCAATTTATGTGACAGCAGCAAAG AGATTAGGTGTCTCAGAGAAAGACTGTTTGGTGCTTGAGGATAGTGTCATTGGTCTGCAA GCAGCAACGAGTGCTGGAATGTCATGTGTGATTACGTACACATCATCAACAGCAGACCAG gATTTCAAAGATGCAATAGCAATATATCCGGATTTGAGCAACGTAAG ATTGAAGGACTTGGAGTTATTGCTTCAAAATGTTGTTGCCGCCAATTAG
- the LOC123204438 gene encoding haloacid dehalogenase-like hydrolase domain-containing protein At4g39970 isoform X2: protein MASVMILSQCSLCHYSSSNKLSYLTLNPLLYTKSLRFKPSGKSLYTKQFSVSASSRSLQALIFDCDGVILESEHLHRQAYNDAFSHFNVRCNASSPQPLNWGAEFYDVLQNQIGGGKPKMRWYFKEQGWPSSTIFEKPPENDDERSKLIDTLQDWKTERYKQIIKSGTVEPRPGVLRLMDEARVTGKKLAVCSAATKSSVILCLENLIGMERFQGLDCFLAGDDVKQKKPDPSIYVTAAKRLGVSEKDCLVLEDSVIGLQLISVGSNECWNVMCDYVHIINSRPGFQRCNSNISGFEQRKIEGLGVIASKCCCRQLGDLAFPYNQQ from the exons ATGGCTTCTGTGATGATCCTCTCTCAATGTTCTCTCTgtcattattcttcttctaaCAAACTTTCTTATCTTACTCTAAACCCTCTCCTTTACACCAAATCTCTCCGCTTTAAACCGAGCGGAAAATCTCTATATACAAAACAGTTTTCAGTCTCTGCTTCTTCACGATCCCTTCAAGCCCTCATATTTGACTGTGATGGTGTTATTCTTGAATCGGAGCACTTACATCGCCAAGCTTACAACGACGCCTTTTCTCACTTCAACGTCCGTTGCAATGCCTCTTCTCCTCAACCCCTCAACTGGGGGGCTGAGTTTTATGATGTGCTACAGAATCAAATTGGTGGTGGCAAACCAAAAATGAGATG GTACTTCAAGGAGCAAGGATGGCCATCTTCAACAATATTTGAGAAGCCCCCTGAAAATGATGACGAGCGAAGCAAATTGATCGATACACTTCAG GACTGGAAAACTGAGagatacaaacaaattatcaaatctgGAACT GTGGAGCCTAGACCTGGAGTTCTGAGATTGATGGATGAGGCCAGGGTCACT GGGAAAAAACTAGCTGTTTGTTCTGCAGCAACGAAAAGTTCAGTTATTCTTTGTCTCGAAAACCTTATAGGAATG GAGAGGTTTCAAGGTCTTGATTGCTTCCTCGCAG GTGATGATGTAAAGCAAAAAAAGCCCGATCCATCAATTTATGTGACAGCAGCAAAG AGATTAGGTGTCTCAGAGAAAGACTGTTTGGTGCTTGAGGATAGTGTCATTGGTCTGCAA TTGATCTCTGTAGGCAGCAACGAGTGCTGGAATGTCATGTGTGATTACGTACACATCATCAACAGCAGACCAG gATTTCAAAGATGCAATAGCAATATATCCGGATTTGAGCAACGTAAG ATTGAAGGACTTGGAGTTATTGCTTCAAAATGTTGTTGCCGCCAATTAGGGGATTTAGCATTTCCTTACAACCAACAATAA